Proteins from a single region of Desulfatirhabdium butyrativorans DSM 18734:
- a CDS encoding type 1 glutamine amidotransferase, with product MLQLTISGGIMRAHYFQHVPFEGLGSIEPWLNAAEYEITHTRLFEAANFPDDKKIDFLVIMGGPMSVNDEDQFPWLVAEKRFIHEFIGSGKPVLGICLGAQMIANAMGARVFRNPVKEIGWFPIHAIGSNDGSVFGFPPFATVFHWHGETFDLPSRAIRLAKSAGCRNQAFQIGQSVIGLQFHLETTPESARELVFNCRDELVPSPYIQAEEEILSASQDRYTSIHHLMGSILAFLLRGNG from the coding sequence ATGCTGCAGTTGACCATCTCAGGAGGAATAATGCGCGCACACTACTTCCAGCACGTTCCGTTCGAAGGTCTTGGCAGCATTGAACCCTGGTTAAATGCTGCCGAGTACGAGATCACCCATACCCGGCTCTTCGAAGCAGCAAATTTCCCGGATGACAAGAAAATCGATTTTCTTGTCATCATGGGTGGTCCCATGAGTGTGAATGATGAAGATCAATTCCCGTGGCTGGTTGCCGAAAAGCGGTTCATTCATGAATTTATTGGGTCCGGAAAGCCGGTCTTGGGCATTTGTCTTGGCGCCCAGATGATTGCAAACGCAATGGGTGCAAGAGTTTTTCGCAATCCGGTAAAGGAAATTGGATGGTTTCCGATTCATGCGATTGGTTCCAACGACGGCAGTGTTTTCGGTTTTCCGCCGTTTGCAACGGTTTTTCATTGGCACGGCGAGACATTCGATTTGCCATCGAGGGCGATACGCCTTGCGAAGAGTGCGGGATGTCGGAATCAAGCGTTTCAGATAGGCCAGTCGGTGATCGGCCTTCAATTTCACCTTGAAACAACACCGGAATCGGCGAGGGAGTTGGTCTTCAATTGCCGCGATGAATTGGTGCCATCCCCATATATTCAGGCAGAAGAAGAGATCCTTTCTGCAAGTCAGGACCGTTACACATCGATCCATCATCTGATGGGCAGCATCCTCGCGTTCCTGCTGAGGGGCAATGGATGA
- a CDS encoding GNAT family N-acetyltransferase gives MNAAIVIRYETRDDVGAIADVTVAAFRTLAIGSHTEQFIIEALRAARALSLSLVAEMDGRVIGHIAFSPVTISDGTPDWYGLGPVSVLPEHQLNGIGKALIQEGLSRLKDLNAKGCCLVGHPDYYARFGFENVPGLVVEGVPPEVFFALSFDGHIPQGTVTFHEGFRADGQKVASKGILQES, from the coding sequence ATGAACGCAGCGATTGTTATCAGATACGAGACGCGTGACGATGTTGGGGCAATTGCCGATGTTACCGTGGCAGCATTCAGGACATTGGCAATCGGCAGCCACACGGAACAGTTCATTATCGAGGCGCTGCGCGCCGCCAGGGCCCTTTCGCTATCGCTGGTCGCAGAAATGGATGGCAGGGTCATCGGCCATATCGCGTTTTCTCCCGTGACCATTTCGGACGGGACACCGGACTGGTATGGACTTGGACCCGTTTCCGTTTTGCCGGAACATCAGCTCAACGGTATTGGCAAGGCGCTGATCCAAGAAGGATTGTCACGGCTGAAAGACCTGAATGCCAAGGGATGTTGTCTCGTGGGGCATCCGGATTATTACGCGAGATTCGGATTCGAGAATGTGCCTGGACTTGTGGTCGAAGGCGTTCCGCCGGAGGTTTTCTTCGCCCTGTCGTTCGACGGGCATATCCCGCAGGGCACTGTCACGTTTCACGAAGGATTCAGGGCGGATGGCCAGAAAGTAGCCTCAAAAGGGATTTTACAGGAATCCTGA
- a CDS encoding flavodoxin family protein codes for MYALAVNGSPRKGGNTELLLREVLKELQGTGWTTELVQVGGTAIRGCIACQKCFENKDNECAFKKDKFNDVFAKMLKADAIILGSPTYFAAVSADLKALIERAGYVAYANDHAFSGKIGAAVVAVRRGGATHVYDTINHMFQMSRMIIPGSTYWNMGFGLGMGEVVQDEEGLANMRHLGKCIDWLGRAITPHIGDYPRS; via the coding sequence ATGTATGCATTGGCTGTAAACGGAAGCCCACGCAAGGGAGGAAACACCGAGCTGCTGCTGAGGGAGGTCCTCAAGGAATTGCAGGGCACTGGCTGGACAACGGAACTTGTCCAGGTTGGCGGCACGGCAATCCGGGGTTGTATTGCCTGCCAGAAATGCTTTGAAAACAAGGACAACGAATGCGCATTCAAAAAGGATAAATTCAACGATGTCTTCGCAAAAATGTTGAAGGCTGATGCCATCATTTTGGGATCTCCAACCTATTTTGCGGCCGTATCCGCCGATTTAAAGGCATTGATTGAACGGGCAGGCTATGTCGCTTATGCCAACGATCACGCTTTTTCCGGGAAAATAGGCGCGGCTGTAGTGGCGGTAAGACGCGGCGGCGCTACACACGTATATGATACCATCAACCACATGTTCCAGATGTCCAGAATGATCATCCCTGGCTCGACCTACTGGAATATGGGCTTTGGTTTGGGTATGGGAGAGGTTGTTCAGGACGAAGAGGGTTTGGCCAACATGCGCCATTTGGGCAAATGTATCGATTGGCTCGGCAGGGCCATCACACCGCATATAGGTGACTATCCAAGATCGTAA